One region of Alosa sapidissima isolate fAloSap1 chromosome 1, fAloSap1.pri, whole genome shotgun sequence genomic DNA includes:
- the wdhd1 gene encoding LOW QUALITY PROTEIN: WD repeat and HMG-box DNA-binding protein 1 (The sequence of the model RefSeq protein was modified relative to this genomic sequence to represent the inferred CDS: inserted 1 base in 1 codon), with product MPCERKPMRYGHSEGHTDVCFDQQGKCILTCGSDGDVRIWESLDDDDPKSINVGEKAYSLTLKNGKLVTAASNNTVQIHTFPDGDPDGILTRFTTNANHVTFNQSGTRVAAGSSDFLVKVVEVADSSQQKTLRGHEAPVLSVNFDPKEEFLASSSCDGSVVVWNIEEQAQVTSWNILQKSSDVTNAKSLCRLAWQPPSGKLLAVPVETSVHLYERNTWSHVSSLSDDFITQAINVVVWSPCGRFLAAGTIGGYLTVWDVETKLCLERQKHEKGYTVCGMAWHPSGGQIVYTDTEGCLGLLDGLSTVSAPSAAAAAPTTKNLKTKETKDYDDLFDEDGDQFLDEEASESRSPVKKSAVADDDDDDDDLMPATGRPRHRSSFLDDDDNSQDAGSVNLDKFGGGDDASSAIVPLVPVAAAAALRPVYDGPMPTPPQRPFQPGSTPAHLTHRFMMWNSVGIVRGYNDEQDNAIDVEFHDTAVHHAMHLTNSLGHTMADMSQEAVLLACESTDELASKLQCLHFSSWDTSKEWMVDLPKGEAARALCLGXGWGAVATSALLVRLFSVGGVQREVFSLPGPVVCMSGHGQQLLIAYHRGTGFDGDQALGVQLLQLGSRSRQVIHGEPLPISRKSYLVWLGFSAEGTPCSIDSEGVVRLLNRSLGNTWTPVCNTRDHCKGKSDHYWVVGIHENPQQLRCIPCKGSRFPPTLPRPAVAVLPFSLPLCQTTTEKGQMEEQYWRSVLFQNHYGFLALSGYEINEHSQSQAQKEQQELLMKMFALSCKLEREFRCVELAELMTQSVVTLAIRYASRSRRMALAQRLSELALEKANQEQAQQEEEEEEEPDYASHSAGYRHSGDEWRGARHSHSRTPQQNRHEEEEEGQEEEEAQEEQMEAEEAAESQKPRLNPFKKGPASPEKASPKPVSTASKEGRVNPFKVSCPGKPSASPAGRAANVLDTMTMSNRKPSASGTTGSKQSKSPVLKPLVPRPKSKTQATLLQMSSRAGGKKAEEKGKEPSAERLKQAEDATPPASAGDNQENCRPKTGFQLWLEENRKSILADDPHLEETAIIKEAMGRFRTLSADERLSWTERAKGEVGEVKKRKREEEEDVGEEGEERAEQQVGAKKKKPLDTSAKLSAFAFNKD from the exons AACGGGAAGTTGGTCACCGCGGCGTCCAACAACACAGTGCAGATCCACACGTTCCCTGACGGGGATCCGGATGGCATTCTCACCCGTTTCACCACCAACGCCAATCATGTGACTTTCAACCAGAGTGGCACCCGTGTGGCAGCAGGCTCCAG TGATTTCCTGGTGAAGGTGGTGGAGGTAGCAGACAGCAGTCAACAGAAGACCCTTAGAGGGCATGAGGCCCCTGTCCTCAGTGTGAACTTTGACCCCAAAGAGGAATTCCTG GCTTCATCTAGCTGTGATGGCTCTGTGGTCGTGTGGAACATTGAAGAGCAG GCCCAGGTGACCAGCTGGAACATCCTGCAGAAGTCTAGTGACGTCACAAATGCCAAGTCTCTCTGTCGACTAGCCTGGCAGCCTCCGTCTGGCAAG CTCCTGGCGGTTCCCGTGGAAACCAGCGTCCATCTTTACGAGAGGAACACCTGGAGCCACGTTAGCTCCCTCTCCGATGACTTCATCACACAG GCCATAAACGTGGTGGTCTGGTCCCCCTGCGGTCGCTTCTTAGCGGCGGGTACTATTGGAGGGTACCTGACCGTGTGGGACGTGGAGACTAAGCTGTGTTTGGAGAG GCAGAAACACGAGAAGGGCTACACGGTGTGCGGCATGGCCTGGCACCCCTCTGGGGGGCAGATCGTTTACACCGACACAGAGGGCTGTCTGGGCCTGCTGGACGGGCTCTCCACCGTCTCAGccccctctgctgctgctgcggctcCCACCACCAAAAACCTCAAG ACAAAGGAGACAAAGGACTACGATGACCTTTTTGACGAGGATGGTGACCAGTTCCTCGATGAAGAGGCGAGTGAGTCTCGTTCGCCTGTGAAGAAGAGTGCTGTGGCCGATGATGACGACGATGACGATGACCTCATGCCCGCCACGGGCCGACCTCGCCACAGGAGCTCCTTCTTGGACGACGATGACAACTCGCAAG ATGCCGGGTCGGTGAACCTGGACAAGTTTGGTGGCGGCGATGACGCCAGCAGTGCCATCGTGCCCTTGGTGCCGGTCGCCGCGGCAGCAGCGCTGAGGCCGGTGTATGACGGCCCcatgcccacccccccccagaGGCCCTTCCAGCCCGGCTCCACTCCTGCCCACCTCACACACCGCTTCatg ATGTGGAACTCTGTGGGAATCGTGCGTGGCTACAACGACGAACAGGACAACGCCATTGACGTGGAGTTCCACGACACTGCTGTCCACCACGCCATGCACCTGACCAACTCGCTCGGACACACAATGGCCGACATGTCCCAGGAAGCCGTGCTTTTGGCCTGCGAGAGCACAGACGAGCTCGCCAG TAAGCTGCAGTGCCTGCACTTCTCCTCGTGGGACACCAGTAAGGAGTGGATGGTGGACCTGCCCAAGGGGGAGGCCGCTCGGGCGCTGTGCCTGG CAGGCTGGGGGGCCGTGGCCACGAGCGCGCTGCTGGTGCGCCTCTTCTCCGTCGGGGGCGTCCAGAGGGAGGTGTTCAGCCTGCCCGGACCGGTGGTGTGCATGTCCGGCCACGGCCAACAGCTCCTCATCGCCTACCACCGAG GAACGGGCTTTGATGGGGATCAGGCTCTGGGGGTGCAGCTGCTCCAGTTGGGGAGTCGCAGTCGACAGGTGATCCACGGGGAGCCCCTCCCCATCTCCCGCAAGTCCTACCTGGTCTGGCTCGGCTTCAGCGCAGAGG GTACCCCTTGCTCCATTGACTCAGAGGGGGTGGTGCGACTGCTAAATCGGTCCCTGGGAAACACGTGGACCCCTGTGTGCAACACAAGGGATCACTGTAAGGGCAAGTCGGACCACTACTGGGTGGTAGGCATCCACGAGAATCCCCAGCAGCTCAG gtgtATCCCGTGTAAGGGCTCTCGTTTCCCCCCCACTCTACCCCGACCTGCAGTTGCCGTCCTGCCATTCAGTCTGCCCCTGTGCCAGACCACCACAGAGAAGGGCCAGatggag gagCAGTACTGGCGCTCGGTTCTCTTCCAGAACCATTACGGCTTCCTGGCGCTGAGCGGCTATGAGATAAACGAGCACAGCCAGAGCCAGGCCCAGAAGGAGCAGCAGGAGCTGCTCATGAAGATGTTTGCT TTGTCGTGTAAGCTGGAGCGTGAGTTCCGGTGTGTGGAGCTGGCGGAGCTGATGACTCAGAGCGTGGTGACGCTGGCCATCCGCTACGCCTCGCGCTCCCGCCGCATGGCCCTCGCCCAACGCCTCAGCGAGCTTGCCCTCGAGAAGGCCAATCAGGAGCAGgcacagcaggaggaggaggaggaggaggaaccaGACTACGCCAGCCACAGCGCAGG gTACAGACACAGTGGAGACGAGTGGAGAGGAGCGAGACACAGCCACAGCCGAACGCCCCAGCAGAACAGgcacgaggaagaggaggagggtcaagaggaggaagaggctcAGGAGGAGCAGATGGAAGCCGAGGAAGCAGCAGAGAGCCAGAAGCCAC GTTTGAATCCCTTCAAGAAGGGACCAGCATCTCCTGAGAAAGCCTCTCCTAAACCTG TTTCTACAGCAAGCAAGGAGGGAAGGGTGAATCCTTTCAAG gtGTCTTGTCCAGGGAAGCCGTCCGCTTCTCCCGCCGGGCGGGCAGCAAACGTTCTGGATACCATGACGATGTCCAATCGCAAGCCCTCAGCATCGGGCACCACAGGGTCCAAGCAGAGTAAATCGCCCGTGTTGAAACCCCTCGTGCCCAGACCCAAGTCGAAG acccaGGCCACGCTGCTGCAGATGAGCTCCAGGGCTGGAGGCAAGAAGGCGGAGGAGAAGGGCAAGGAGCCCTCTGCAGAGAGACTAAAACAGGCAGAGGACGCTACACCTCCTGCCTCTGCTGGAGACAACCAGGAGAACTGCag GCCGAAGACAGGCTTCCAGCTGTGGCTGGAGGAGAACAGAAAGAGCATCCTGGCCGATGACCCCCACCTGGAGGAGACCGCCATCATCAAAGAGGCTATGGGCCGCTTCAGGACCTTATCTGCAGACGAGAGGCTG tcctggacagagagagcgaagggagaggtgggggaggtgaagaagaggaaacgagaggaagaggaggatgtcGGGGAGGAAGGAGAAGAACGTGCGGAACAACAAGTCGgcgcaaagaaaaagaaacctcTGGACACGTCAGCCAAACTCTCCGCGTTCGCCTTCAACAAAGACTAA